The Marinilongibacter aquaticus genome has a window encoding:
- a CDS encoding 2-phosphosulfolactate phosphatase: MSSLEICLSHELIHQHDLKNKIVVVTDVFRATSCIVAGIQHGIEAIKPVIEVEVCREYQSKGYLAGGERHALMIEGFDLDNSPFSYMKPEAIGKKVVMTTTNGTLAIDKSKQDADQVLVASFSNLSATANYLKSQGQSVVVVCAGWKGHPGLEDVLFGGALAKSLENTFELEGDSTHLALSTYTVAENNLLDYLQRASHLKRLKNLSGGKDIPFCLEIDLYDVVVGLNTVGELVKLA; encoded by the coding sequence ATGAGTAGCCTCGAAATTTGCCTAAGCCACGAGCTTATCCACCAACATGATTTGAAAAATAAGATTGTGGTTGTCACCGATGTTTTCCGGGCCACGAGCTGCATTGTCGCAGGTATTCAGCATGGCATTGAAGCCATAAAACCAGTGATCGAAGTGGAGGTTTGTCGCGAGTATCAATCGAAAGGCTATCTCGCTGGTGGCGAAAGACATGCTCTCATGATCGAAGGCTTTGATTTGGACAACTCCCCTTTCAGTTACATGAAACCAGAAGCGATAGGCAAGAAAGTGGTCATGACCACAACGAATGGAACTTTGGCCATCGACAAATCTAAACAGGATGCAGACCAAGTACTGGTGGCTTCTTTCTCAAATCTTTCTGCCACGGCAAATTACCTGAAAAGCCAAGGCCAATCTGTTGTGGTTGTTTGTGCAGGATGGAAAGGCCATCCCGGACTCGAAGATGTACTCTTTGGCGGAGCTTTGGCCAAAAGTCTGGAAAATACTTTTGAATTGGAGGGCGATTCTACACACCTGGCTCTGAGCACATACACTGTTGCCGAAAATAATCTCCTCGATTATTTGCAAAGAGCGAGCCACCTCAAAAGGCTCAAAAACCTCTCGGGTGGAAAAGACATTCCTTTTTGTTTGGAGATCGACCTTTACGATGTGGTCGTTGGTTTAAACACGGTCGGTGAGTTGGTGAAATTGGCTTAA
- a CDS encoding AraC family transcriptional regulator encodes MLRVPSEIADDHFESLKIQELTFVAYRSDVYPTKNEVYFEENAVLYVLEGEKKFVGTDKQVTVRKGDVFFVRRGYYLMSESIDESYRSLVFFIDEKLIKDFVNQNVELFPKDKLEGKEMPTLLILPTDERFGKFAESVLPYFRSKTAYLHHFLKLKLQELLLHLLSYDSGDFFKALLYQIFQGEKADLEYLMQNYYLKPLTIQELARLSGRSLSAFKRDFHEHFGAPPAKWIKEKRLERAAFLLKNSSKHVNEIAEEVAYESVSHFIKAFKSKFGVTPAQF; translated from the coding sequence ATGCTTCGGGTTCCTTCTGAAATAGCCGACGATCATTTTGAGTCTTTGAAGATTCAAGAACTGACTTTCGTGGCTTATCGGAGCGATGTGTATCCCACAAAAAACGAAGTGTATTTTGAAGAAAACGCGGTGCTCTATGTACTCGAGGGGGAGAAAAAGTTTGTGGGTACCGACAAGCAGGTGACTGTGCGAAAAGGCGATGTGTTTTTCGTACGAAGAGGGTATTATTTAATGTCCGAATCGATTGATGAATCTTATCGCAGTTTGGTTTTTTTCATCGATGAAAAGCTGATCAAAGATTTTGTGAATCAGAATGTGGAGCTTTTCCCGAAAGATAAATTAGAAGGCAAAGAAATGCCCACGTTGCTCATTTTGCCCACCGACGAGCGTTTTGGGAAATTTGCAGAATCCGTTTTGCCATACTTCAGGTCGAAGACAGCTTATTTGCATCATTTTCTCAAGCTGAAATTGCAAGAACTTTTGTTGCATTTGCTGTCATACGATTCGGGCGATTTCTTCAAAGCCCTTCTCTATCAGATATTTCAAGGTGAAAAAGCGGACTTGGAATACCTCATGCAAAATTATTATTTGAAACCCTTGACCATTCAAGAATTGGCGAGGCTTTCGGGCCGAAGCCTTTCCGCTTTCAAACGGGATTTCCATGAACATTTTGGTGCCCCGCCTGCGAAATGGATCAAAGAAAAACGCCTGGAAAGGGCGGCCTTTTTATTGAAAAATTCGAGTAAGCACGTGAATGAAATTGCCGAAGAGGTGGCCTACGAAAGTGTTTCGCATTTTATCAAAGCTTTCAAAAGCAAATTCGGCGTTACGCCCGCTCAGTTTTAA
- a CDS encoding glycosyltransferase family 2 protein, which produces MISIVIPIYNEEENLQNLYARLTAASPSWKEEYEIVLVDDGSADRSLEMMTEFARKDYHVRVIKLSRNFGHQPAISAGIQEAKGDAVVIMDGDLQDPPEELHRFLDKWREGYEVVYAVRTKRKEGFFKKLAYSSFYRLLAAISEIDIPLDSGDFCVMDRKVVNTIVKEMPEQLRFVRGLRAYAGYKQIGVTYERAERAAGEVKYTFKKLIELALDGLFGFSNVPLRLATYLGFIIAIPSFLTGFFFILHRIMGFKVLGHTPAEIPGTTTLTVGMYFLGGVTLIILGILGEYIGRIYIEVKRRPFFVIDEIIEKE; this is translated from the coding sequence ATGATTTCGATTGTAATCCCGATTTACAACGAGGAGGAAAACCTCCAAAACCTTTACGCACGTCTTACAGCTGCTTCGCCTTCTTGGAAAGAAGAATATGAAATCGTGCTGGTGGACGACGGCTCGGCCGATCGGTCTTTGGAAATGATGACCGAGTTTGCCAGAAAGGACTATCATGTGCGGGTGATCAAACTTTCGAGGAACTTTGGGCACCAACCGGCTATTTCCGCGGGTATTCAAGAGGCCAAAGGCGACGCCGTGGTGATAATGGATGGCGATTTGCAAGATCCGCCAGAAGAATTGCACCGTTTTTTGGACAAATGGCGTGAAGGCTACGAAGTGGTGTATGCCGTAAGAACGAAAAGAAAAGAAGGATTTTTCAAAAAATTGGCATACTCCTCCTTTTACCGACTTTTGGCTGCAATTTCCGAGATTGATATTCCCTTGGACTCGGGTGATTTCTGTGTGATGGACCGGAAAGTCGTGAATACCATTGTGAAGGAAATGCCGGAACAGCTGCGGTTTGTTCGTGGCTTGCGGGCCTATGCGGGATACAAACAAATTGGGGTAACCTACGAGCGAGCCGAACGTGCTGCAGGGGAGGTGAAATACACCTTCAAGAAATTGATAGAATTGGCTCTAGATGGCCTTTTTGGTTTTTCGAACGTACCGCTTCGTTTGGCTACATATTTGGGTTTTATTATCGCGATCCCTTCTTTTCTGACGGGCTTCTTCTTCATTCTGCACCGCATAATGGGTTTCAAAGTTTTGGGGCATACACCCGCCGAAATTCCGGGTACAACAACCTTGACCGTCGGTATGTATTTTTTGGGAGGTGTCACGCTGATCATTTTGGGTATTTTGGGCGAATACATCGGAAGGATATACATTGAGGTGAAAAGACGCCCGTTTTTTGTCATTGATGAGATCATAGAAAAAGAGTAA